Sequence from the Deinococcus misasensis DSM 22328 genome:
CGCACCACCGGGATCTGGCGCACTGTCTGGTTGGAGAAAGTTCCAGTCCAAAGGTTGGAAAAGCTGCACTGGACCGCCAATGTTGAGCGCTTTCAAATCCAGTATCAGGCCAGTGTCAAAAACGCCGAGGGATGCCGCTTGCAGGTCCGGCTTTACCTGCGTGAGCAACTGATTGCCGAAGACACCACACGGGTTCAGCAAGGACAGGTCACACGCACCATCCACCTGCCCGACCCCGGCATTGACGATGCCCGTGACGATTTCCTCTGGAGCCCCGAGCACCCCCAACTGCTTGATGCTGAAATCACCTTGCTGGATGAGCAAGGCAAGGTGCTGGATCAAGTGTCTTCCTATACTGCCCTGCGCAGTGTGGAGGTCCGGGACAACCACTTCTATCTGAACGGTAGACCCTATTACCTGCGTCTGGTGCTCGATCAGGGCTACTGGACCGAAGGCCACGCCACGGCCTCTCTGGAAGAACTGCGCCGGGATGTGGAGCTCACCAAAAAGCTGGGCTTCAATGGGGTGCGCAAACACCAGAAAATCGAAGACCCCCGCTACCTTTTTCAGGCCGATCATCTGGGCCTCTTGGTCTGGACCGAAATGCCCAGCCCTTACACCTTCTCCCCAGAGGTGGTTCAGCACGTCACCCGCGAATGGCTGGAAGTGCTGGACCGGGACCGCTCCCATCCTTGCGTGGTTGCGTGGGTCACCTTCAATGAATCGTGGGGGGTGCCAGACCTTCCTCTCGTGGAGGAGCAACGGCAGTTTGTCAAAGCCCTGTACCACCTGACCCGTTCCATCGACCCCACCCGCCCGGTGATTGGCAACGATGGCTGGGAGCATGTGATCACTGACATTTTCTCCATCCATGACTATGAAGCCCGTCCAGAGGTGATCCGCCAGAATTACAGTGCAGAAGCCCTGAACCCACAGGGTGCCCGCAAATTCATGCCCGGACGCAGACAACTGCTGGTCGGAGACTGCCCGCTTGAAAAGCAACCTTACATGCTCACCGAGTTTGGCGGAATTGCTTACACCGCCACCCCTCAAGAAGGCTGGGGGTACAGCACCGCACAGACCAGTGAAGACTTCATCGAGCGGTACGAGAAACTGCTGGCCGCGGTGCACGACAGTCCGGTGCTCTCTGGGTTCTGTTACACCCAGCTGACGGACACCTTTCAGGAAATCAACGGCATTCTGACCATGGACCGCACCCCCAAAGCCGATATGGAACGCTTTGCAAAAGCCAACAAAGGCAACAAGATGGTGCACCCTCACCCCAACGAGATGCAGTACTCCCACCGATGGCTGAAAAAACAGCCCCAGAGCAACCCAGAGCAAACCCAGACCCGTTCGGATTCACTGGCCTGAAGGTTCCCGTCACGGAACATCCACAAGCTGGTGGTAAAGAAACTTTCTAGGAGGAAAGCATGAACCTGAAACCCCTGACCCTGATTCTGGCCCTCGCTGCTGCATCCACCGCCCATGCTGAATACACCGGACCCAAAGTGGAAATCACCTACCTCCACGGCTTCACCGGACCGGACCGCCCGATCATGGAGCAACTGGTCAAGAAGTTCAACGAAGCCCACCCCAACATCGAAGTCAAAGCGCAAGCCCAGCCCTGGGGCACCACCTGGCAGCAACTTGCCCCTCTGGTGGCCTCTGGACGCGCCCCTGACGTGGTGGTCATCAACGAAGACCAGATCACCGGATTTGTGGCCCGTGGTGCCGTGACCCCCCTGACTGCAGCAGACCTCAAAGCAGGTGGCATCAACAAAGCCAGCTTCTACCAGCCGCTCTGGAAAACCGCCGATTACAAAGGACGCAGTTACGGGGTGCCCATCCACTCGGTTGCTCTGGCGATGTACTACAACAAAGACCTGATGAAGAAGTACGGCATCAGCAAAGTGCCCACCAACCGTGCAGAATTCCTTGCTGCTGCCAAAGCCTGCACCGTGGACAAAGGCGGCAAGAACCCCGGCGAAGCTGGATTTGACCCCAAAAACCTGCAAACCTGGGGCAACGGTGTGGTCAACGGCTGGATGGGTGGAACCATCGCCTACTCGGTGCTGCGCCAGAACGGTGTGAACCTTGTGGACAAAGACCTGAATGCCGCTTTTGCCACCCCTGCAGGTCAGGAAGCCATTCAGTTTCTGGTTGACCAGATCAACAAGTACCAGACTTCACCTGCCAACGCCACCGAGCAGAGCGAAATCAATGCCTTCCGTCAGGGCAAAACCTGCTTCAACTTCAACGGCGTGTGGATGCTCGAACAGTACAAAGGTCAGGATGGCCTGAACTTCGGGATTGCCCCCTTCCCCCAACTGGGCACCAAGATGAAAGCCGCATGGGGCGGAAGCAGCCACCTCACCCTGCCCAAACAGCGCGCCAACTACGACAAAAACAAGCGTCTGGCCGCTCTGGAATTCATCGGCTGGATGACCCAGCCCGCCCAGAACCTGTTCTGGACACAGGCCGGAGGTCTCCCCACACAGGCCAAAGTCGCCAGCGACAAGTCCTACGACAACAACCCCATCTCTGGACTGTTTGAAGGCTTGCCCAACGTGTACGCCACCTCTGGTTACCCCTGGGTCGGTCAGGTGCGCGGTGCATGGGATGCTGCTGTAGAGGCCGCCATCCTTGGCAAGAAAACCGTCAAAGACGCTCTGGAAGACGGCATGAACGAAGCCAACAAGCAAATCGATCAGGCCAGAAAAACCCTCCAGTAAACCTCTCCCTGGCCTGACCGGCACCGTGCTGGTCAGGCCAGCTTTTGAAGGAGAGCCCCATGAGTGACATGACCAGCAACACTGCACTTCCCAAAAAACGCAGCCGGAAAATGACCCACAACAACACCCATCCCATTGTGCCGTGGCTCTACCTGCTGCCCCATGCCATTTTCTTCCTCGGGTTCATTGTTTTCCCGGTCTTTTATGGACTGTACATCAGCATGCACCGCTGGGATCCCCTTTTGGAAAGCCAGCCCTTCGTGGGTCTGGAATTTTATGCCAACCTGTTCAAGGCTGGCACCCCACAAAGCGAGTTCTTCTGGAAGACCTTTGTGAACACCACCCTGTTCACGGTGATCAGTGTGCCCCTCTTGGTGGGCACCTCCATCGGACTGGCAGTGCTCCTGTTCAAACCCATTTTTGGCCGGGCTTTTTTCCGCTCCATCTTTTTCATGCCTGGCATCCTCTCGGTTTCGGTGATGGGGATCCTCTGGAAGTGGCTTTTTGAAAACCAGAGCGGTCTGGTGAACATCATCCTGACCGAGTACCTGAAACTGCCTCCCATTCCATTTCTGACCAGTGAAGGTTGGGCATGGGTGCCGATTGTGGTGGGCACCGTTTGGTGGACCATCGGTTTCAACATGACCCTGTACCTCGCCGCCATGAACAACATCCCCAAAGCCATCTACGAAGCTGCTGAACTGGATGGTGCCACCAACTGGCAGCAATTCCGTTTTATCACTTGGCCCAACCTGTCTGCGACCACCTTGTTCGTGGTGGTGACCACCGTGCTCGGGTCGTTCCAGTTGTTCGGGCAGCCTCAACTGATCACCGGAGGGGGACCCACCCGTTCCACCCAGAGTGTGATTATGTACATCACCGAGGAGGCTTTCTCCAACAACCAGTTTTCCAGTGCTGCCGCGATGTCCTTTGTGTTCGGGGTGCTGATGCTGGTGTTCACCGCTTTCCAGTTCTGGTTGCAGACCCGTGATCTGCGGAAAGGCAAAAAATGACCACCCAGTCTGCCCCCAACTTGCCTCAGGCCAGAAAGCGCCGCATCCCGAGGCAAATCCCCAGATTCCTCTTGCTCTGCTTCCTTGCCTTGCTGTTTCTTGCGCCCATTTACTGGATGCTGTCCACCAGTTTCAAACCCGAATCGGACACCATCAGTTTGCCGATCCAGTGGTGGCCCAAAAACTTCACCATTGAAAACTACCGCGAGATTTTCATGTCTCCAGACGGCAACATCCTGCGCTGGACCTGGAACAGCGTGTTCACCAGTGCGGCTTACACCTTCATGCATGTGCTATTTTGCTTGCTTGCTGCTTACCCTCTGGCCCGCATGCAATTTCCGGGGCGTGACCTGTGGTTCTGGTTTGTGATTTCTTCCATGATGGTGCCCGGCATCGTGACCCTGATTCCCAGTTACATCATGATGATCCAGCTGAACTGGATTGACACCTACCACGCCCTGATCTGGCCGGGGGTCTCCGGGGCATTCGGGGTTTTTCTGCTCAGGCAATTTTTTATGGGCATCCCCAATGAACTGGAAGAAGCTGCTGTGCTGGACGGGGCCAACAGCTGGCAAATCCTCTGGAAAGTGATTGTGCCCCTGTCCGTCCCAGTGCTGGTCACCCTTGGGGTGTTTGCCTTCATGGGAAGCTGG
This genomic interval carries:
- a CDS encoding glycoside hydrolase family 2 protein, which produces MPLDALHPRPQFQRATWVPLDGWWQFSSQNELGIHPPETLEFSQNILVPYSPESPRSGVQDESPHQQVWYRTSLTLPEHLVPQDNERLVLHFGAVDHHAKVWVSGHYAGEHIGGYTPFSFDITEHAHETMLDIVVQACDFPTDLRIPRGKQDWLDQAHSIWYPRTTGIWRTVWLEKVPVQRLEKLHWTANVERFQIQYQASVKNAEGCRLQVRLYLREQLIAEDTTRVQQGQVTRTIHLPDPGIDDARDDFLWSPEHPQLLDAEITLLDEQGKVLDQVSSYTALRSVEVRDNHFYLNGRPYYLRLVLDQGYWTEGHATASLEELRRDVELTKKLGFNGVRKHQKIEDPRYLFQADHLGLLVWTEMPSPYTFSPEVVQHVTREWLEVLDRDRSHPCVVAWVTFNESWGVPDLPLVEEQRQFVKALYHLTRSIDPTRPVIGNDGWEHVITDIFSIHDYEARPEVIRQNYSAEALNPQGARKFMPGRRQLLVGDCPLEKQPYMLTEFGGIAYTATPQEGWGYSTAQTSEDFIERYEKLLAAVHDSPVLSGFCYTQLTDTFQEINGILTMDRTPKADMERFAKANKGNKMVHPHPNEMQYSHRWLKKQPQSNPEQTQTRSDSLA
- a CDS encoding ABC transporter substrate-binding protein, encoding MNLKPLTLILALAAASTAHAEYTGPKVEITYLHGFTGPDRPIMEQLVKKFNEAHPNIEVKAQAQPWGTTWQQLAPLVASGRAPDVVVINEDQITGFVARGAVTPLTAADLKAGGINKASFYQPLWKTADYKGRSYGVPIHSVALAMYYNKDLMKKYGISKVPTNRAEFLAAAKACTVDKGGKNPGEAGFDPKNLQTWGNGVVNGWMGGTIAYSVLRQNGVNLVDKDLNAAFATPAGQEAIQFLVDQINKYQTSPANATEQSEINAFRQGKTCFNFNGVWMLEQYKGQDGLNFGIAPFPQLGTKMKAAWGGSSHLTLPKQRANYDKNKRLAALEFIGWMTQPAQNLFWTQAGGLPTQAKVASDKSYDNNPISGLFEGLPNVYATSGYPWVGQVRGAWDAAVEAAILGKKTVKDALEDGMNEANKQIDQARKTLQ
- a CDS encoding sugar ABC transporter permease; protein product: MSDMTSNTALPKKRSRKMTHNNTHPIVPWLYLLPHAIFFLGFIVFPVFYGLYISMHRWDPLLESQPFVGLEFYANLFKAGTPQSEFFWKTFVNTTLFTVISVPLLVGTSIGLAVLLFKPIFGRAFFRSIFFMPGILSVSVMGILWKWLFENQSGLVNIILTEYLKLPPIPFLTSEGWAWVPIVVGTVWWTIGFNMTLYLAAMNNIPKAIYEAAELDGATNWQQFRFITWPNLSATTLFVVVTTVLGSFQLFGQPQLITGGGPTRSTQSVIMYITEEAFSNNQFSSAAAMSFVFGVLMLVFTAFQFWLQTRDLRKGKK
- a CDS encoding carbohydrate ABC transporter permease; the protein is MTTQSAPNLPQARKRRIPRQIPRFLLLCFLALLFLAPIYWMLSTSFKPESDTISLPIQWWPKNFTIENYREIFMSPDGNILRWTWNSVFTSAAYTFMHVLFCLLAAYPLARMQFPGRDLWFWFVISSMMVPGIVTLIPSYIMMIQLNWIDTYHALIWPGVSGAFGVFLLRQFFMGIPNELEEAAVLDGANSWQILWKVIVPLSVPVLVTLGVFAFMGSWNNYVWPLFVVHGDLQTLPVGITSFSSRYTTDYGKLMAGTAIASIPVLVAYLIGQRYLEQGLSAGGSKE